The Cyanobacteriota bacterium DNA window CCATATTCGGAATGCATGTCAAAAATCAAGTTGACGGCAGCCTGCTTGCGAATGATACCCGACAGCAGCAACCGAGTCAGAAATGACTTGCCCGTGCCAGACTTACCAAACACACCATTACTGCGCTCTACAAGCCGATCGAGATTCAAGCAAACTGGGACATCCATATCGATCGGCTGCCCAATGGCGAAGTTGCGGCGTTGGGGATCATCTTCCCAACCAAAGACCATCCGAAAATCTCGAATGCTAGCATCGTACACTTGGCTGAAATGACTGGGAATGGTTTTAACTGGCAGCAAATCGATGGCTTCGCTACTCTGGGCTTCATAGCTAGCCAAGTTAGATGCAGGCGTTGTAGAATCCGATACCTGATCTTGGCCATCTTGTCGTGCCTCTATCATCAACATGGGTGTCAGGGCGATGGTGCCATAGGTGCCTGTTCCAGCTAGCACCTCTTGCAAAAACAGGTTGGTCGGTTCCGGTGGGTTGGCTAGGATTCGGGGACTAGCAGTGCCCAGAGCCACGTCGGTCACCATGCAAAAGAAGCGCGATCGTCGTCCCTGCACTACTAAAAACTTCCCTACCCGCATTTCTTCCACCGAAACATGGGCATGAAGGCGCACATCTAGCCCTTGGCTGAGGCTTCCTTGAATCACGGATCCTAACGGTTGCTCTGGAGTCATGCTACGGGCAACATCCTATAGCTTGTTGGCGGAAACCTAGTACTCAACTTTAGATTCCATGTACTAGCCTAATACAAATGGGGAAGAATGATACGATCGTTCTGCCTTCTTCTCTCAACTTTGACCATTTTCAAGATGCAGGGGAGGTTATAGTTGTAGAGACCTTTACCCACTGATTACTATCACCACTAGCTACGACTACCCGACCGTCAATTTGCACTCTCCCTATGACAGCCGTATACCTTCAGCAACTAGAACAAATTCTCGAACGTACCCCCATCTCAACTATCCCATCCCCATTACAGCGCCTTGGCCAGCTATTTCCCCTAGGGCACCGTCTTTACCCCCTAGTGAAGCCATATGCTGACAGAGGCGGACTCCTCAGCGTGCCTTGGGGCAATTATCAGTTGCTGTTACCTAGCCGTTGGTTGCTGCCTATTTCCACCTGGTATGTGTTTGAAGGTCGTCGTCATATTCCAGAGTTTGACCTGATTCGCCAAGTACTGACAACCTTGCCAGCGGGTACGATCGTAGAAGTCGGAGCCAATATTGGCTATTACCTCCTAGAATTGCGCCATTACACTGATGCCCCGATTATTGCCTACGAACCAATTCCCCTGGTGTTTGGCCTGCTGAAGAAGAATATTGTTGCGAATCAGCTTGCAAACATTGACCTGCGTAACCGAGCTTGTGGTCATACTAGTGGCTCTATTCTCATGAACATGGGGATCAACAGTATGCCCGTGGGCACCTCTGAGCAGATTGATACTAGGGACGAGTCACGTGGTGATATTGCCACTTTGGACGATATGGCTGCTGCTCTGTGTGAATGGTCACAAATATCAGTGCCCGTTGTCACTCTAGATGAAGACCTTCAGGACATTGAGACGATTACTCTCCTGAAGATTGATTGCGAGGGCTTTGAATACAACGTGCTGCTAGGGGCACAGCACCTGCTTGCAACCCATCGTCCTACCCTCTTTATTGAGTTACACCCCTACGCAATGGCAGATTTGGGGCACTCTATTAGTGATATAGTTGCGTTGCTAGAGCCTCACTACACCCTGGAACTATGGGACTTTCAGGAAGAGTCCAGGAACCCGATCGCACGGGTTTGGCAGCGCTATTTTCCCAATCGCGGGGTGCAGATTGCCTCTAAGGAGGAAGCTCTTGCCCAAATTGCCCAGCATCGGCTGCCTACGTTTCACCTATTGGCCCGTCCAAGATAATGGCCATGACACCCAACGCTACCTGCATCTGTTGTGGATCCACCAGGTTTGCCCTGTTGATTCAAGGCCATAACCACAACGGTTCCTTGCCTGGAAAGTCCGTAGAATTCCGTGTGTGGCGCTGCCAGACCTGTGGATTGGGGATGACGGATCCGCAACTAACTCTGCACCAGTCTACAACCCAACCCTCCTCAGCGGATGCTCCAAGTTTACCCGCCTGTTATGAAGATGACATTTCTCACGTAGCAAGTTCTACGTACCGTTGTCTTCGTCTTAAGCCTTACCTCTACCCTACATCTCGCGTATTGGAGCTAGGTTGTTCTACAGGCAAGCTAGTGGAACTAGTGGCTCAGTGCGGAGTTGCTGAATCTGTAGGGGTCGAAATTTCCCTGCCGGAAGCTCGCTATGGTCAACAGTGTCATCGCAACATTAAAACCACCTATCTTCAAGATTGTCATTTTCCAGACCAGTATTTTGATATCATTCAAGCGCATCATGTCTTGGAACATATTCCTGATTTAATCGAGGTTGTGCAGGATGTTGCCAGAATCTTAAAGAGAGGTGGCATTTTTTACGTTACGGTTCCTCGGTATACTTCCTGGTTTGCGCGATCGCCAGAGTGGATGGGCTGGTTTCCTCAAGAGCATCGTTGGCATTTTACTGAACACAGCTTGACTCGATTGCTGAGCCAGCACGGATTTAAGCGCATCAGTTACTGTTGCCCTCTCACCAATAACTTCCTGACTCGTCGAGATGCCTTATATCTGCTCAAGCGTGGGCTAAAAGCTGCCATTAGTGGCCTAAACTTAGGAGATACCGTAGAAGCAATGTTCGTAAAGTCCTAGGGATGTCAATTCCTCTTCATGATGATCAGTAACGTCCCCATCTCTGTGCTCAGCTTAAATATTTACATGATGGGGCATATCACCTTTCAGAATATCCTGGAGCGAGTCTTTGCTGATAACTTCCCCACGATCGAATTTCATTCCCTGCATCTGACCAACTACTTTCGACAGGATTTATGGGCACGGCTTATCCATTGGGCCCTGCGCCAGCGACTTCCTGGTGTGCCTGCACATCGAGATGATGACTACTTTCGGTTACGGAACGAAGTTGGCAACTCCCTGTTTGCCCGTCGTTGCCTAGAGCACTATATCCGCCAATATCGACCTCAGGTAGTGCATATCCACACCCAAGGAATTGCCCTGTTGATGGCTCCACTGTTACGCAAGATTCCAGGGGTAGTGTCTATCGACTACACCACGGCGTTACTGGCACGGGAACATCCAGCCCCAGCCCAGCGTACCTATCGACCAATCGTAGCCTTAGAGCGGAAGTGCTTTCAAGCAGCAGCCCACATTGTCAGTTGCTCAGCCCGCGCTAGACAATCGGTGATTCATGACTATGGAATGCCAGCAGCAAAGGTCACCCACATTGACTATCCCTTGCTGCTAGAGCAATTTATCTCTATGCCGCGGCCCAAAGTGGAACCTAGCGATCGGGTACGGTTGTTATTTATTGGCAATGATGTCGCCCGCAAAGGTGGGCTTGACTTGTTAGCGGTATTCCTAGAAGCCTTTGCAGACACCTGTACCCTAGATCTGGTCACCAATGACCCTATTCACACCCCTGAACATCCCCACCTACGGCTACACCAGGGATTGCGCCCCCTATCCTCCGATTTGTTAACCCTCTATCGCCAAGCGGACATTTATGTCATGCCCACCCGTGAAGATGTCTACGGCATTGTCTTTCAAGAGGCCATGGCAGCGGGGTTACCTTGCATTGGCTCCACATCGATGGCTGTGCCAGAGTTAGTGCAAGATGGTGTGACTGGTTTTGTCGTGCCACCTGGCGATCGCCCAGCTCTAGCTACTGCCCTGCAAACCCTAGTGACTAACCCAGGGTTACGGTTAAAGCTGGGTCTCTGTGGTCGAGAGCAGGCCATAGCCCGGTTTAATCCTTTAGTCAACTGCGATCGGCTAGCACAAATTTTTACCCGTCTCGCCATACCATCCCTTACCCAGTAAAGCCTAGCGCTGACCTGTCAGCAATTCACCAGATTCCCATATCCATGACAGATTATCTAGTAGATATGTGATACTGTAATAGACGCTGCAAATTTGCACCAGTTTAGGGTCGCTAGCTCAGCGGTAGAGCACTCGGCTTTTAACCGATTGGTCCTGGGTTCGAATCCCAGGCGACCCATGTTTGCCCTAGTCACTATCTAGTCACTAGCTAAAGTCCGGAGCAACGTGTTAGCTATCAAGTTTGCAATCAGGACTATGATCCTCAAAATCTGGAGATGACGACTGAAGTCGTTACTACAAACCTATGGGTTCTGTAGTATACAGGCAGCCTGTCCTATTCGTTGGGGATCTCAATTGCATGAAAACTTTAGACCCTTTTGCAATCAGGACTATAGGCCTCAAAATCTAGAGATGACGACTGAAGTCGTTATTACAAACCTATGGATTCCAATTAACTGGAAACAAACCTGATAGGATGAAGTGAAGCAACGACCTGTACAGTCACTCAATTAAGCACGCTGACCACAATGTAGCAGATGGTAAAACAATACATAACGTTGGCAGCTTGGCTCATTGGGCTGTTGGTGGGGGGAGGGCACAGCACGATCGCCCTAGCGCGGACTCTCTACACCAGTGGTATGCGCCAAGGTATTAGTTGGCAGTCTTATCTGCTGAGTCGGCGGCAGGTCAGCCAAAATTCCCTAGGGGGTGTGAAAAGTCAAGTTTATGTGGTAGAGGTTGAAACTCAAGTCGCTAGTCAGCCCGTTCAACGTAGCCGACATTGGGTGCACTGTTCTACTCGCCAGCCCTTTGTAGCCTTCCCTGGAACAGCGGGTATGAAGGATTGGGTGATTATTCACTATCTCAATCCTGGCGGAGAGTATAGTGGCTATAATACTGATTCCCATCGGCTCTATTGGGCTGTTTGCCACAACATGTTCCGAGCTCACCTAGACACTCTTGGTCGTCGAGCCAGAGATTTGGGCTATCCAGGCAACTTGCCCTCTGATCAACGGGAAGTTCCTCTCTTTGGTGCGCCTTCTTTCCGTTAGTCCTATTATTTCTGTTATGGGAACTGGGTTAGGCCAGACTATTGGGATTTTACCTCGGTGAGGAGGGCTTGTAGTTGGGTGGTCAGGCGATCGGACAGAGTTGTCAGGGCTTGTAGTTGGGTAGTCAGGGCAGTTGCTTCTCGGCAGAGTTGCTCTAATTGGTGGACTAACTGGGCCACGAGCGGGCTACCGTTGCTGGGGGGTGTGAATGTTGTTTGGCTGGGGGTGGAGTTGCTGGTTAGACTAAGTTGTTGGGGACGAACAAAGTAGTGCTCTAGAAGTTGGCAGAGGTAGCCTTCAAACTGACCTAGGGCCTGTTGAAACAGAGCTTGGCGTTGGTCGTCACCGTAGCGGCGCACAGCCGATTCAAATTGTTTGATGAGTTTAGCTTGCAGGCGATCGATCGCCGTCTTCACCACCTTTACGTGGTCAAGCTGGGGGAGCACGTCCTTGAGAAAGGATAGACTGTCTCGCTCAGCCCGAATACGAGCTGAAATCTCCGAGATGTGGGTTTGCACAAAGTTCTGCATACATCGCTTTAGGTGCTGGCTGCTATAGGTAGTGCTGTAGAGTTCACGGAGGCACTGATTAACGATAGTCTTGTAGCGATTAACTTGACTAGCAATCGACTGAATGGTGGTGAATTGGGTGCGATCGCCAGTGATGGCAGGCATTAGGGATTGCAGGCAGCTATCGGTAGTAGTCTTCGCCAGTTCATATTGCTCCAATGGCAGCAGTCCACTCTTCCACAACGCTATGAGTCGTTGATCTGAGGTTTGACGGAATTGCTCCAAATCGTCTAACAGTTGGTCGATCGCGCCCTGAGCCATAGCACCACCTCTGCAAAGACTGATGACTAGCTTAATTAGTTAAGCTAGTTGTTGAGGTTAATGTCTAAGAATATACCATGGCAAATTCTGGTCAACCATAGTTCTCATGGTCTATGGCTTGTATCAAATGGTACACCTACCGTGAAACTTCAATCTTCACGATGGGCTTGAAGAGCAACAATTTCCTCACCAGCCAGCTTGTAGCTTGGGTTCCGTGGGAGTAGAGGGTTGATCGCTAGCCTAGCGGGCCATGGCTAGTTCGTAGGGACGAGTGAGTTTGTCTAGTTGGTGCACTAGCAAGCTTAGAAACAAGCCCACATCGGTGACTACGCCAATAGACTCTAGGGAGCCGCGATCGCTGAGCTTAGTAACCACGGCTGGATTAATATCGACACAAACCATTTTTACCCCCGATGGAGTCATATTACCCACACCGATCGAGTGCAGCATCGACGAGAGCATCAAAATTAGGTTGGCCCCTTCCAACAGGCGAGCATAGTCGGCCTGAGCCTTCAGCATATCAGTTTCGGTATCGGGCAGAGGGCCGTCGTCACGGATGGAACCTGCCAAGACAAAGGGCACCTGATGCTGAACACACTCATAAAAAATGCCCCTAGTCAATACACCGGCCTCCACTGCCTTACTGATGCTGCCACAGCGGCGAATAGTATTGATAACTTTCAGATGGTGACGGTGCCCACCTCGCACAGAGACTCCTTGCTTCATGTCTACCCCCAAGGAGGTGCCCATCAGAGCTTGCTCAATGTCGTGGACGGCGATGGCATTACCACCCAACAAGGCTTGTATGTAGCCATCTCGAATTAATTTTGCCAGGTGCTCACCACCACCCGTATGGATAACCACTGGCCCTGCTACCACAACCACCTTACCCCCTTGGTCTCGAATTTGGCGCAGTTCCCAGGCAATCTGTTCTACTACCAGTTCCACTCGACGTTCGCTAGAGACCCCCGAACCCATAAAGGTGAACTCTTGGGTATTGCGCTGGTCACGAGACTCGACCTTGCGAATTGTACGGATGCCTTCAACATCCACCACGACACGATCGCCTACTTCTAAGTCTCGAATCAGCTTACAGCGAGCAACTGTTTTTCCCTCAGGGGTGGAAGTTAGGGCAATCACACCATCCATTCGCTGGTTTTGTACCCTTATCCACTGCCCGTTTACCCGCACTTCGGTGGGATAGATAGTAGTGACATAAAAGTCATCAGGAGCCACACCGGGCAGGGTCACGGTTTCTAGATGAGCATCTTTTTCCTCTTGACAGACAGTGACTGCTCCCAAGTCGATTAGTTGCGCCATCATGGTTTCCATAATCTCATGGGAGGGGGCAGACACCTTGATTTCTGCCGATGAGGTACTTTGGCGTTGTTCTCCTAACTTGAAACTCATCACTTGGAAGCTGCCGCCTGCATCCACAATCAAATCTAGCGCTCGGTTGATGAGGCCAGAGTCAAGTAGGTGTCCATCCATGCGAATGATGCGGCTCTCTATGCCAGCAAGGGCACGCACCTCACTGCGTACAGGCTCAGTAATGCGCAGAGTAAGGCATTTTGCAGCACCACCCGCCTTCAAAAACTCGGTCAGTGGCGTTTCGATGACCGTGAACCCTACACTGGCAAGACGCTGTTTAAGAGCATCGCTAGCCTGATTGAGAATGATTGTGTTTTCCACATTCACAGCATTGCAGGCAAAGTTGATAGCATCCACTTCGCCGATGGCAATCCGCTTATCAGCGGGCACGCGCATCTCAATCAGCCGATTAGAGTAGCCATCAAAAGCAGGGGGATAGTAGAGCAGGTAGCCATTAGTCAAGGGACAAAAGCAGGTATCTAAGTGATAGAAGCGATCGTCCATAAGCCGCAGGGACAACACTTCTGTATCCAGCCATTTCGCTAGGTAAGGGTGAGAGTCTAGTTCTGAGCGGAAACCATAACCTGCCCATAACCAGCGCCCTTCCCGATCAAACAGGGCATCACCCGCCCCTTCAAAGGGCAAATCAGGATGCAGTTCATACACGGTGAAGCCATGATCTACAAACCATTGGCGGAAATAGGGTTCTTCGCCTCGACGTTCTTTGTGATAAAAGCGACTAAGGACAACCCGATCGCCCAACACCAACCCAGCATTGGCCGTGAACACCATATCAGGGACACCTTGCTGCGGAGTAATCAGCTCTACCTGTGCCAGTTGGGAGAGGGTGTAGTGAAGTTTGTGCCATTGCTCAGATGCCCGATCGCGGGAAGACTTGTGAATATTACCTTCCATCCAAGGATTGATCACATAGTCCACATCGTAGTAGTCAGGCGGGCACATCAAGAAGCGAATCGAAGAACTCATAGCGGCAATTGGGTGAGGTAGATCATTAACGGCAACAAAAGTCCCATCCCACAGTCTAGTATGACTAGTCAACTCCTAGACGGAAAAATCATCAATTGCAAATAATTTGCGTAACTACCCAGCTTGCCCTCACCTCTGTAGCTTGAGGAAAGAGAGGGACTTTAATCCAGTTCCCCTTTTCCCTTTTGGGAAAAGAAGGAGTTGGGAGATAAGGGTAAGCCATCTCAGAAATATCCAAGCTACTGGAGTGCACATCCAACCAGGATTAAATGTGACAACAGTCAATTCAATGAATTGAGTTAGGCAATCAAGTTCCTAACCAGACTTTTGATAAAAGCTTAATCGGAGCGGCGGGATTTGAACCCACGACCCCCACTACCCCAAAGTGGTGCGCTACCAAGCTGCGCTACGCCCCGTTAATATAGCTCATATAGCATAGCACAGGTGGAAACGGTTATCTAATGCTATGTATAGCTGATTCCCCCTTGGGCCTAGCTAGCTAGTCACTTGAGAGTCACTTAAAATTACTGACTCAGGCATAGCTACTGTTTCTACGTTTCAGTATCAACTAGCTTAGTCTCTCCGGGCTCAACAACTTCTTCTTCCTTGATGGTCAGGTAACGAATGACCTCATCACTCAGGCGCATAGCCCGTTCCATAGGAGCAACTGCCTTATCACCGTGGCGATAGTTCATCTGAATGTAGATGCCTTCGCGTTGTTTCTTAATCGGATAAGCTAGACGACGACGACCGCGATGTTGAGTTTCTAGCAGTTCAGCGCCATTCTCCACCAGAATAGTTTGATACTTGGAAATCGCTTCATCAACAGCGTCATCTCCGATGTCTGGACGGAGAATGTACATGGTTTCATAGATATAGCTCATAGCAATAGATTCCTCGTGGACTTACGGCTTCTGTTACGAAGCAAGGACTAACTATCATACACCAATTCCTATGGCACAGCGATATGTTCGAGTTCAATCTGTAGATGGGCAGGTCTACTATGGCTTGCTCCAGCTCACACGAGACGTACAGTTACTGGATGCGCCGCCTTGGTTAGGGGGACAACCGATCGCTCAAGAACTATCGCCAGCGAATTATCAGTTGTTGGCACCCTGTGCTCCTTCTAAGATTGTAGCTGTCGGTAAAAACTACGCAGCTCATGCAGCCGAAATGGGATCTACTGTGCCGAGTGAGCCTCTAATTTTTCTCAAGCCTTCGACATCTGTGATTCCCCAAGGGGCGGCTATCCTCTATCCACCCCAATCCAAGCGGGTAGATTATGAGGGTGAACTAGCCCTCATCATTGGCGATCGCTGTACACGATGCAGCCTAGAGGAAGCTCAGAGCAAAATCTGGGGCTATACAATTGCCAATGATGTCACGGCTAGAGACCTGCAACAGCGAGATGGGCAATGGACAAGGGCAAAGGGCTTTGATACCTTTTGTCCCCTAGGGCCTTGGATCGTGCGCGAAATCTCGATCGAGGCCAAGCTTCAGACCTTTTTGAATGATAACCCTACCCCTGTGCAGTCTGCGTCTATTAACCAACTTGTCTTCAAACCGAGTACACTAGTTTCCTACATCAGCCATGTGATGACGTTGTTACCAGGGGATGTAGTGCTGACAGGTACCCCAGAGGGTGTGGGGCCAGTTCAGGTTGGCGATCGCATCAGTGTAGAGATTGAAGGCATTGGTCGGCTAGAAAACATCGTGGCCAGCATTTCAGCATCACAGTCAGTTAT harbors:
- a CDS encoding FkbM family methyltransferase, with the protein product MTAVYLQQLEQILERTPISTIPSPLQRLGQLFPLGHRLYPLVKPYADRGGLLSVPWGNYQLLLPSRWLLPISTWYVFEGRRHIPEFDLIRQVLTTLPAGTIVEVGANIGYYLLELRHYTDAPIIAYEPIPLVFGLLKKNIVANQLANIDLRNRACGHTSGSILMNMGINSMPVGTSEQIDTRDESRGDIATLDDMAAALCEWSQISVPVVTLDEDLQDIETITLLKIDCEGFEYNVLLGAQHLLATHRPTLFIELHPYAMADLGHSISDIVALLEPHYTLELWDFQEESRNPIARVWQRYFPNRGVQIASKEEALAQIAQHRLPTFHLLARPR
- a CDS encoding class I SAM-dependent methyltransferase, which encodes MTPNATCICCGSTRFALLIQGHNHNGSLPGKSVEFRVWRCQTCGLGMTDPQLTLHQSTTQPSSADAPSLPACYEDDISHVASSTYRCLRLKPYLYPTSRVLELGCSTGKLVELVAQCGVAESVGVEISLPEARYGQQCHRNIKTTYLQDCHFPDQYFDIIQAHHVLEHIPDLIEVVQDVARILKRGGIFYVTVPRYTSWFARSPEWMGWFPQEHRWHFTEHSLTRLLSQHGFKRISYCCPLTNNFLTRRDALYLLKRGLKAAISGLNLGDTVEAMFVKS
- a CDS encoding glycosyltransferase family 4 protein, whose translation is MMISNVPISVLSLNIYMMGHITFQNILERVFADNFPTIEFHSLHLTNYFRQDLWARLIHWALRQRLPGVPAHRDDDYFRLRNEVGNSLFARRCLEHYIRQYRPQVVHIHTQGIALLMAPLLRKIPGVVSIDYTTALLAREHPAPAQRTYRPIVALERKCFQAAAHIVSCSARARQSVIHDYGMPAAKVTHIDYPLLLEQFISMPRPKVEPSDRVRLLFIGNDVARKGGLDLLAVFLEAFADTCTLDLVTNDPIHTPEHPHLRLHQGLRPLSSDLLTLYRQADIYVMPTREDVYGIVFQEAMAAGLPCIGSTSMAVPELVQDGVTGFVVPPGDRPALATALQTLVTNPGLRLKLGLCGREQAIARFNPLVNCDRLAQIFTRLAIPSLTQ
- a CDS encoding TIGR00300 family protein; translation: MSSSIRFLMCPPDYYDVDYVINPWMEGNIHKSSRDRASEQWHKLHYTLSQLAQVELITPQQGVPDMVFTANAGLVLGDRVVLSRFYHKERRGEEPYFRQWFVDHGFTVYELHPDLPFEGAGDALFDREGRWLWAGYGFRSELDSHPYLAKWLDTEVLSLRLMDDRFYHLDTCFCPLTNGYLLYYPPAFDGYSNRLIEMRVPADKRIAIGEVDAINFACNAVNVENTIILNQASDALKQRLASVGFTVIETPLTEFLKAGGAAKCLTLRITEPVRSEVRALAGIESRIIRMDGHLLDSGLINRALDLIVDAGGSFQVMSFKLGEQRQSTSSAEIKVSAPSHEIMETMMAQLIDLGAVTVCQEEKDAHLETVTLPGVAPDDFYVTTIYPTEVRVNGQWIRVQNQRMDGVIALTSTPEGKTVARCKLIRDLEVGDRVVVDVEGIRTIRKVESRDQRNTQEFTFMGSGVSSERRVELVVEQIAWELRQIRDQGGKVVVVAGPVVIHTGGGEHLAKLIRDGYIQALLGGNAIAVHDIEQALMGTSLGVDMKQGVSVRGGHRHHLKVINTIRRCGSISKAVEAGVLTRGIFYECVQHQVPFVLAGSIRDDGPLPDTETDMLKAQADYARLLEGANLILMLSSMLHSIGVGNMTPSGVKMVCVDINPAVVTKLSDRGSLESIGVVTDVGLFLSLLVHQLDKLTRPYELAMAR
- the rpsF gene encoding 30S ribosomal protein S6; protein product: MSYIYETMYILRPDIGDDAVDEAISKYQTILVENGAELLETQHRGRRRLAYPIKKQREGIYIQMNYRHGDKAVAPMERAMRLSDEVIRYLTIKEEEVVEPGETKLVDTET
- a CDS encoding fumarylacetoacetate hydrolase family protein; this translates as MAQRYVRVQSVDGQVYYGLLQLTRDVQLLDAPPWLGGQPIAQELSPANYQLLAPCAPSKIVAVGKNYAAHAAEMGSTVPSEPLIFLKPSTSVIPQGAAILYPPQSKRVDYEGELALIIGDRCTRCSLEEAQSKIWGYTIANDVTARDLQQRDGQWTRAKGFDTFCPLGPWIVREISIEAKLQTFLNDNPTPVQSASINQLVFKPSTLVSYISHVMTLLPGDVVLTGTPEGVGPVQVGDRISVEIEGIGRLENIVASISASQSVI